Sequence from the Strix uralensis isolate ZFMK-TIS-50842 chromosome 1, bStrUra1, whole genome shotgun sequence genome:
GCATCAGCCAgccttaaaaaatatatttaaatatacaagTGTCTCAGCAGGCAGACACCATCAATTCCAATCTGTtcgtcttttaaaaaaaacaaaatctaaatTTGCCAAAATTTGTGGCAGAACCTCAGTTAAAACCAACCCTGTGGGTCAGGGATCACCCAGCATTACGCGTCTCGTGGACAGACTTACGTAGTCTTCAAACTTGGTGATCTCCTCCTCCAGGATGTCTGTTCCGACTTTCTCGTCCTCCACTACGCACTGGATTTGGAGTTTTTTAATGCCGTAACCTACTGGGACCAGTTTGGAGGCTCCCCACACCAACCCGTCCATGTGGATGGACCGGACGCACTCCTCCATCTTCGCCATGTCAGTCTCATCGTCCCACTGCAAAGGTGGGAAGTGGGAACGTTAGTGTTTAACTAGAGATCAGCGTTAGCCCAGGGGGTGTCCAGAGACTTTCAGcaggagtttcactaaggccaagtgttgggttctgcacttgggccacaacaacccccagcagtgctacaggcttggggaggagtggctggagagctgccagtcacagagggacctgggggggattgataatgagccagcggtgtgcccaggtggccaatgaggccaatggcatcctggcttgtatcagcactagcgtggccagcagggacaaggaagggatctgacccctgtgctcagcactggtgaggccacccctcgatgagtgggttcagttttgggcccctcactccaaaaaggcccttgaatgactcgagcgtgtccagagaagggcaacggagctggtgcagggtctggagcacaggtgtgatggggagcggctgatggaactgggggggtttagtgtggagaagaggaggctgaggggagacctcctggccctctgcaactgcctgaaaggagggtgcagagaggggggatgagtctcttgagccaaggaaccagcggcaggccaagagggaatggcctcaagctgcgccagggcagggtcagactggctcttaggaaggatttctttgcagaaggggttgttgggcgttggaatgggctgcccagggcagggggggagtccccatccctggaggggttgatcCCCCATccctgagggatctggtggagctgagaCCAGTCAGTttgaggttcatggttggactggatgatcttcaaggtcttttccaactgagatggtTCTGTGACTTAAAATTAAACCCTCCTCCTCTCTCCGGACATTTCAGCTGATCCAAGCTGCCCTTTCTTGGCTATTTTCACCAGAATTAGCTGACAGGGTAGCCGAGCTAAATCTGACTCTGCAGCAACGCTGCAGAGCACGTCGTTGTGCTCCTCCCTACAGGCACTGCAGGTGCAAGGGGGATTCCTCCTGCAGCAACACAACCGCTTCAAAGTGCTCACTTTTAAGTGGCTTTTAACCAAGTGCATCTCTCAGAGCAGTAGCCAGCCCAGAGCTTTTATTCTACCATGACAACTGGACAAAGAAAGGTTTATTCCCATCTTTATGGCATTTAGTATCtgatttttcttgaaagaaaagggTTAGTCCGGGTCAGGGGAACCTCAGGTAACAGCCTGCACTTGCCACGGAGCAAAGTGGCAGATCCCAGCTGCAATATCCCACCTCGCTCTGCCCCTCAGTCTGGAAATCTGCAGGTCCCACCTTCACCAGTGCCCCCCCTAAAAGTGCAAAATTTTTTACAACCTCACCCAGGAGCCCCCCCGCTTCAGCTACTCACTGGCTTCACATCCAGAAGGATAGAAGACTTGGCAATAAGACCCGGTTTCTTGGCTTTTTTCTCCGCGTACTGACGCAGTCTCTCCTCCCGGACTTTGGCAGCCTCTTGGTCTTCCTCTTCATCGTCACTACCAAAAAGGTCAATGTCATCATCATCGtcttcctctgcagcagctggctCCACTTTCTTTGTCGGTGAAGCAGATGGGAGCTCCACTTTTTTGGAGGGAACACTGAACGGTTCCACTTTCTTCATCGGGGTGAGGCGCGTTCAAGTTGGCATcaaggaaaaaggggagaagaTTAACCCAAAGTTGAATCGGAGCAGCACAAGCTCAGGCACAGAAGTCTACATCGCTCAAACGAGCGAACGTGGCCCACACCATGTGATTTGTGTGAAGAATCAGCCATGAAAGTAGGACATTCGACAAGAAGGACCTTTGAAACGGCCCAGCACGGCCATAAATCTATTCCTAGAGTGAAAACCACCATGTAGCCAAGAGCTGATCCCTCTGCTAAGGGCTCAGGATATCTAGATCATAAAAGTCCGAGTGGGACAGCAGTTGGGAATGCAACCAAGCGTCTTCCCCTCGCGTGAGGGGGGGTCTACACCTTCTGTAGGCTTTACTGCTgagacccccagccccactggcagCACGTCTTCCAACCTACAAGAATCGATCAAACCGGTGCCACGCATTCAGCTCCCACAGAGCTTTGCCTTAAATTCAATTAAATATATTCTTACAGAGGACATTTGTTAAAAAAGCATCTCCAATTCTGTTTATCTATTGTAAGAAAGTGGTATTTTACCTGGTGCCCGCTAAGAAATTCACAGTGCCGTGGGCTAAATGCTAATCAAGTATATATTAATTCCAAACTTCACAGATTTGCATCAGCTCTCCCTGGCTGAAATCTCTAACGTAGCTTCTTCAGGTCCTAGGGCAGACCACTCCTCTCTACAATATTTGGACAAGATATCTCTACAATATTTGGGCAAGATATTTTGGGCAAGGCAGCTACCaaaactgctggaaaacctgcACCAAACTCATCCTAACTATGAGCATCTCACCATCTTCAAACAAGACCTTGGGAGTGACGTTGTGAGCGTGAAGCAGTTAAGAACAACACTCTGCCAAGGCTCACCTGGGTTGGAGGAACCTGTGAGGGCTGGTGGGAGGTAGATGATTTTTCCAGAGCGTTCAGACGACTTTCCAACTTGAAGATGGCCATCTGAAGGTCTGCAACAACTGTGAGaagagagggggggggaaaaaacaaacaacaaaccttATCTTGTAGGTTCTGCATCAGTTTGTAAGTCAGGATAAATTTGTTTCTGCTCAAAGTGGGCTTTAAGAGCCACCAGTTGCCCCAGTCAGAGGGAAGCCTGCAAAGCTCTGCTCAAGATACTGGCACGTGCTCACCTGACAACAAACTCAGTAAGGGATACAGCCCGCAGGAGCGGGACCCCATCATCCAGTTTTGCTTTCATGCCAGAAGATTCTCCTACTTACCACTGCGAAGGTTTTGATTTTCTACCTCCAGGTGAGAAATTCTGGAAAGGAGTTCATTTTGGTCACCAGCAGGCCCAGGAGAGGTTGTGCTTGTGCTCTGCAACAAGGAAAACCAAGATGAAACAAATCTGTTTGCTTACTCCCAAGGCCAGTGGTTCAGTGAAACAAAGCAGAGTCATGCcttcagggaagaagaaaatatgagagctaatctaagaaaaaaaggcattttctttaaaGGCTTTCTAAAAAGAATACACTAGCTCTATAGAGTGAAGCATGAAACCTATCTCAAGAAATTTCAGCTGGCACTGAGGAGCAAAGGATGAAGTCATCCTTTACAGTCTCAGATCACAGACTGTCACTAAACACACACAGAATTTAGAAAGTTTCACACTGAGCCCCTGAAATGGGGCAGCTGGTCTCATCTTACAGAATGTGAGCACAGAAGTGACCTGCCTAACATCACCCAGCGAGTCACTGTGGAAGCTGGAAAAAGATCCCAGTGGTTCTGTACTCCCACCTTCCCCAGTCCAGCCTTTAATTCCTCTCAAAACAACTTAAATCTACTTTAACACATCCTGAGGGAGCAATTATACCGATGCAGCTTCAAAAGTCTTTGTTTCAACAACaaaaaggagctttttttttttttaaggaggccCTTATCTATAAATTCAaatcaaagggaaagaaaataacaggcCTTCACGCTTTGTCATTTATAACTGAATACAACAATAGAGGAAATAATTTATACTCTTTCAAGGTCACCCTGCATACAATTATAATGTGGTTCTCAATTGCAGTTGACGTGCTTCTGAGATCTCAGCAGTCACTGAAGATGAAGAAGGGGGAATACGGGGGTTAAGATGAAGAAAGAGGAACACGGGGCATACGGAAAGCAGGTCTCGGGGAGACACATGGAAGCACAAGCTGCTCCGAGCAGGAAGGTCAAAGAGACCCATCTCCACCCACCCAAGAAGGGGCAGGGGCCAGAGGTCAAAAGCATCATGAACTCAATCTCTGGCACAGCCTCGGAGGTAGATGCAGGCCCAGGAACACGAGAGCAGATCAAGTGGGGAAGCCTAAATGCCCTGCTAGAAGTTCCTATTATATAAGGTGAGCTATAAGGACCAAAGGACCAACACTTCTCCTCGTAAGGAAGGAGAATTTGGCCCATCTCCCCCAGGCAGGGCTCTCCTGGCCCTACAACATCCTCTCAGATCACACAGCCAGCTCCATCCATGCGCAGGTGACTTACAGTTGAGCGGCCCGACTGCCTCTTGTGACGGGCAGGAGGAGCTTCTTTACTACGAGGAACTGTCTTCTGCTGCAAAGGGCAAAAGGTTTGGGGGATGTTTGGTTCAACACGGAAGATAGAAAAAGGTTTCACTCATGCTGGAAGAGGCAGTTCAAGTGCAAGAAGCAGATCCACATGCAAGATAAATCATCAAGCAACAAGATACAGCCTCACACCAACTACACACGGAACAAAGCCTGCACAGAAACATTTATCCGTGAACTCTGCCATCTTCTTGTTAAACATCTCAGTGCCTGCAGAAAGGTCACAGCAGAATTAGACTGAGATGTCTAGAGCACAGTCTCCCCATCTGTAAAACCAGAGGTGCAGCAGACGCACGCGTTACGGTGGCACACACCGCGGTGTCCGCTAAGCTCTGCTGTCACTAGATAAAGAAAAATCTAACACCTGACAGATGCAGAAACACACGCAAGGTTACCAAAACTCTTAACTAGTCCACAATTACCACTGAGAGCAGAGGCTGGTAGCCACAGTGGGCTCCCCACAGCAGGCCAGCCCTTAGCCTTATGCACCAAGGATAAAAATTAAAGCTCAGATGAACTCGTTGCCTGACCTCTTCCTGTTCTGGTTACACCATGAGGGCCACGGTTTAAGTTAATTCAGTGCAAAGTGTAGGAGTTTCAAAAAGcccaaatgccgggtgctgcccttgggccacaacccccagcagtgctacaggcttggggaggagtggctggagagctgccagtcagagagggacctgggggggattgataatgagccagcagtgtgcccaggtggccaatgaggccaatggcatcctggcttgtatcagcactagcatggccagcagggacagggaagggatctgacccctgtgctcagcactggtgaggccgcccctcgatgagtgggttcagttttgggcccctcactccaaaaaggcccttgaatgactcgagcgtgtccagagaagggcaacggagctggtgcagggtctggagcacaggtgtgatggggagcggctgagggaagtgggggggtttagtgtggagaagaggaggctgaggggagacctcctggccctctgcaactgcctgaaaggagggtgcagagaggggggatgagtctcttgagccaaggaaccagcggcaggccaagagggaatggcctcaagctgcgccagggcagggtcagactggctcttaggaaggatttctttgcagaaggggttgttgggcgttggaatgggctgcccagggcagggggggagtccccatccctggaggggttgaagagtcgggttgagccagtgctgagggatctggtggagttgggaacggtcagggtgaggttcatggttggactggaggagcttcaagggcttttccagccgagatgattctgtggaaGTGAATTCTGGCAATAGTCACATCCATCCCCACCCCGTGAAAAAGCACATCTTGTTTTGACTCATGATCAAACACAGGAACTGTGTCACCTGCAAAGAGATACACAgccaggtttgttttttttttttttccccaaaagcagcCTGCTGATTCAACTAAGCAGCAAACACTGCAGCTATTTGGCAGTTTCAAGCCCCAGTCATGTTTTCAAGCCGAATGCTGAAACATTTCAGCAGGCTCCGCGTTTGCCCTGGCAACTGGCTAACCTGTGCACGACCGTGGATGTTCGAGACGCTGTAAGATGGCTACGCCTGTTTAAGTTAAATCCTGGCTTTCAGCTTTAGTGGAAGCATGTCACAGAACCCAGCTGTGCCTCCACATTTCTCTTCCCTGTTAATAATAACCcctgcaaaaaatgaaaaacctaaACTGAGGTAGCACCATCTACCTTTACACTTGTCAGCTGCCACCGTGAAGTCTCACATGGAATAGCTCAGTACTGCTCCTCTCACAGGAAAAACATCTGCAGCTTGGCAGGAGGCCTCCAGCTCAAGACAAACCTGCCCGCCTTGAGTGGTTGTGTCAATTTAGGGGAAAGAGTTTGAGAAAATCATGGCCATTTTCCCCAAAAAGGCTGTAGCGATGGCTTGCAAGAGCGAGGTGAAAGCACTTTGAAACACTCTGTCCTGCCTGAAGCTGTTCTCAGCGAGGAAGAACAcggaaaaaatgacattttgttaTTTCAACAGACAAACCTGCAGCCTTGAGTGGTTGTGTCAATTTAGGGGAAAGAGTTTGAGAAAATCGCAGCCATTTTCCCCAAAAAGGCCGTAGTGATGGCTTGCAAGAGCAAGGTGAGAGCACTTTGAAACACTCTGCTCTGCCTGAAGCTGTTCTCAACGAGGAAGAGCatggaaaaatgacattttgttaTTTCAGCAGACCTTTTGAGTAGTATAAAATACACTCTTGGTGTTTCCAAAGCTTCGTGTAGCAACCAGGGAATCGCGCAGAGCGAGGCAGAGCTCTACAATGCACAAATTCCTTCCCTTTTAACAGTTCACATTAATCCTGCACGTGAGACGACATTAAGGTTGTAAATACAGATAATTAAGCCCAGAGAGGCGCCTGCCCATCGGTGTGCAGCAACACAGGTagcacaggagctgcagcacaAATATCTGGGTGGCTCCATGGGGAGTCGTCTCACCCCCAGGATTTCTCAGCTACAAGCAGCTAATGAGGTCTCTGCAGAAATGGCAAGATTAATTACCAACCTGGATACACCTACAGGTTAAACACCCACAAAACTCGTGTGAATAGTTCAATGGATGAACAGATTCAGCATATTACATATGCTAAGCTAATCCTAAACCTGGAGTCGCTTGTTCctctgtgctgtatttttcatGCCTGTTTAAAAGGGAGATTTACAACATGGTGGGGGGCTCTCAGTGCTCCCAGACATGGCACAGCACACGGCCACGAAGATatctggggggctggagcacctcccctgtgagaacaggctgagagagttgggggggttcagctggagaagagaaggctccggggagaccttagagccgCCTTTCAATATTTCAAACAGGtgtataagaaagacagagagactttttaccagagCCTGTAGTGACAgcacaaggggtaacagttttaatctaaaaaagggtagatttagatgagatctaaggaagaaattcttccctgtgaggggggtgaggccctggcacaggttgcccagagaagctgtggctgccccctccctggaagggttcaaggccaggttggacggggctttgggcaacccgggctagtggaaggtgtccctgcccagggcaggggggttggactagatctttaaggtcctttccaacccagtCTGTGATTTAAATCAACACCCTGTGGAATTCAGCCATTACTTGTTCATCCTGGGCAACCCCAGGGCAGGGTGAGCCTGAGCTGGCAAGAAGAGAGGGCTGCCTGCCCCAAGCTCAAGCAAACAAGAGATTAAAAGTCTTCACAAACCAGGGCAGCCATCCTTTGGGAACGTGGAACCTGTGTAAAACACGGTTTAGAGGCACAATGCTGAATGAAGTGCTCAATTCTGGGAGGTGGTCAAGCCACACTTTCAGAAATCGTGGAAAAGCTGCCTTTCTGAGACTGTGGGCTTTCCCCTGAGGTGAGGATTTTTCAAGCTTTTAAAGATGTGATCGCCAACCTAAGCTACACACTACCCACACTGTGTTTTTCCCTCTGCACAACCAAACACTATTTCCTCTTCTGACTCAACTATGCCAAGAGGAAGCTCAACACAAGCGCTTGTGAATTTTatcaaggaaaataattcaaaatctCAAAGGTGGGGAGTTCCAGAGCATCACTGCAGTCTCTTCCTGTGCATTGCGTCACGGATGGAGCTCTTAAaaacttttgttttttcaaagttTAAGCCATAGTTGTTGTGTTGAACCCACATTAGAGATACACTGACCAGCGCTGCAACAAATTCCAAATATTTTGCGTAGAAGTG
This genomic interval carries:
- the EEF1D gene encoding elongation factor 1-delta isoform X5 — encoded protein: MAVDYFLHEKIWFEKYKYDDAERRYYEQMNGPVSSSSHQQSTSTTSPGPAGDQNELLSRISHLEVENQNLRSVVADLQMAIFKLESRLNALEKSSTSHQPSQVPPTQKVEPFSVPSKKVELPSASPTKKVEPAAAEEDDDDDIDLFGSDDEEEDQEAAKVREERLRQYAEKKAKKPGLIAKSSILLDVKPWDDETDMAKMEECVRSIHMDGLVWGASKLVPVGYGIKKLQIQCVVEDEKVGTDILEEEITKFEDYVQSVDIAAFNKI